The Pantoea sp. At-9b genome includes a window with the following:
- the zapD gene encoding cell division protein ZapD — MSTVVLFEHPLNEKMRTWLRVEFLLNQLHDTIPVTHSVSALGVFRIIADLLDIFERGDMRTELLKEQERQQQKLRAWLDVPGVDLQRVQTLGKQLKQQSSELLQAPRMGQQLREDRLIGLVRQRLSIPGGCCSFDLPGLHIWLHLEQSVRDAQVNSWLESLNPLRNSLAMVLDLIRQSGVFRNQTSLNGFYQDNAEGADLLRLQLTLEDALYPQVSGHKSRYAIRFLPLDSERGEVPERLNFELACC, encoded by the coding sequence ATGAGTACAGTCGTTCTATTTGAACATCCCCTGAATGAGAAAATGCGCACCTGGCTGCGTGTCGAATTTCTGCTCAATCAATTACACGACACCATACCCGTCACCCATTCCGTTTCCGCACTGGGTGTGTTCCGCATTATTGCGGATTTGCTGGATATCTTTGAACGTGGCGATATGCGTACCGAATTGCTGAAAGAGCAGGAACGCCAGCAGCAAAAGTTGCGCGCCTGGCTTGATGTTCCCGGCGTCGATCTGCAACGAGTGCAAACGCTCGGCAAGCAGCTTAAACAACAATCGAGTGAGCTGTTGCAGGCCCCACGTATGGGCCAGCAATTACGTGAGGATCGTTTGATTGGTCTGGTTCGCCAGCGCCTGAGCATTCCCGGTGGTTGTTGCAGTTTTGACTTACCCGGTCTGCATATCTGGTTGCATCTCGAACAATCCGTGCGCGATGCTCAAGTCAACAGTTGGCTGGAATCACTCAATCCGCTGCGTAACAGCCTCGCGATGGTTCTTGATTTAATTCGTCAGTCGGGCGTGTTCCGCAATCAAACCAGCCTGAATGGGTTTTATCAGGACAACGCCGAAGGTGCTGATTTGTTGCGACTGCAACTGACGCTGGAAGATGCGTTGTACCCGCAGGTCTCCGGCCATAAGAGCCGTTATGCCATTCGCTTCCTGCCGCTGGACAGTGAACGTGGCGAAGTACCCGAACGACTGAACTTTGAACTGGCCTGTTGTTAG
- the coaE gene encoding dephospho-CoA kinase (Dephospho-CoA kinase (CoaE) performs the final step in coenzyme A biosynthesis.) encodes MPFTVALTGGIGSGKSTIANAFAALGVEIIDADAIAREVVEPGTPALQAIVKRHGESILTAEGTLYRARLREIIFQQPQEKNWLNQLLHPLINARTQQLKMLATSPYVLWVVPLLVENGLQHQANRILVVDVDEATQLQRTQQRDGISLAQAQNILAAQASRQQRLACADDVIDNSGTPDDALPRVAELHQRYLRLAAAGQD; translated from the coding sequence ATGCCTTTTACCGTTGCGCTAACGGGTGGCATTGGCAGTGGTAAATCCACCATCGCCAATGCTTTCGCAGCGCTGGGTGTCGAGATCATCGACGCCGATGCCATTGCCAGAGAAGTGGTTGAACCGGGTACGCCTGCATTGCAGGCGATCGTAAAACGTCATGGCGAATCAATCCTGACGGCGGAAGGTACACTTTATCGCGCGCGGCTACGCGAAATTATTTTTCAGCAGCCGCAGGAAAAAAACTGGCTGAACCAATTGTTGCATCCGTTAATCAATGCGCGCACGCAGCAGTTAAAGATGCTCGCCACCTCACCTTATGTACTGTGGGTGGTGCCGTTGCTGGTGGAAAATGGCTTGCAGCATCAAGCCAATCGCATTCTGGTGGTGGATGTAGACGAGGCAACCCAATTGCAGCGCACGCAACAACGCGACGGTATATCCCTCGCGCAAGCCCAAAATATTCTCGCCGCGCAGGCCAGCCGACAACAGCGCCTGGCCTGTGCGGATGACGTCATCGATAATAGCGGCACGCCTGATGACGCGCTGCCGCGTGTTGCTGAACTCCACCAGCGCTACTTGCGTCTGGCCGCAGCAGGACAGGATTAA
- a CDS encoding GMP reductase, which yields MRIEEDVKLGFKDVLIRPKRSTLKSRSDVELERTFTFKHSGLSWTGVPVIAANMDTVGTFTMAEALAGFGVLTAVHKHYSVEDWQAFIQRVPASVLGHVMVSTGTSEADFNKLNAVLALSPQLNFICIDVANGYSEHFVAFLQRARESFPGKTICAGNVVTGEMVEELILSGADIVKVGIGPGSVCTTRVKTGVGYPQLSAVIECADAAHGLGGQIVSDGGCAVPGDIAKAFGGGADFVMLGGMLAAHDECEGTIVEEQGEQFMLFYGMSSESAMKRHVGGVAQYRAAEGKTVRLPLRGPVDDTIKDILGGLRSACTYVGAERLKELTKRTTFIRVAEQENRVFTR from the coding sequence ATGCGTATTGAAGAAGATGTAAAACTGGGCTTTAAAGATGTTTTGATCCGCCCCAAACGTTCCACCCTCAAAAGCCGTTCTGATGTTGAACTTGAACGCACTTTTACCTTTAAACATTCAGGTCTGAGCTGGACTGGCGTACCAGTCATCGCCGCGAATATGGATACGGTCGGTACTTTTACCATGGCCGAAGCGCTGGCAGGATTCGGTGTGCTGACCGCCGTGCACAAACACTACAGTGTCGAAGACTGGCAGGCGTTTATTCAGCGCGTGCCCGCATCGGTGCTGGGACATGTCATGGTGTCCACCGGAACCTCAGAAGCGGATTTCAACAAACTCAACGCCGTTCTGGCGCTTTCTCCTCAACTGAATTTTATCTGCATCGATGTGGCTAATGGTTATTCCGAGCACTTTGTTGCGTTCCTGCAACGTGCGCGCGAGAGTTTCCCGGGCAAAACGATTTGTGCCGGTAATGTGGTAACCGGGGAGATGGTGGAAGAACTGATTCTGTCTGGTGCGGATATCGTGAAAGTGGGTATCGGTCCCGGTTCAGTCTGCACCACGCGAGTCAAAACCGGGGTGGGTTACCCACAGCTTTCAGCGGTGATTGAGTGTGCAGATGCTGCTCACGGGCTGGGGGGGCAAATCGTCAGTGATGGTGGTTGTGCCGTGCCGGGCGATATCGCCAAAGCCTTTGGCGGCGGTGCTGATTTTGTCATGCTTGGCGGTATGCTGGCGGCTCATGATGAGTGCGAAGGCACCATCGTTGAGGAGCAGGGCGAGCAATTTATGCTGTTTTATGGCATGAGCTCAGAATCGGCCATGAAGCGCCATGTAGGTGGTGTTGCCCAATACCGTGCGGCAGAGGGCAAAACCGTCCGGCTGCCACTGCGTGGGCCGGTTGACGACACCATAAAAGATATTCTTGGTGGTCTGCGATCGGCATGCACTTATGTCGGCGCGGAAAGACTGAAAGAACTGACCAAGCGCACCACTTTTATTCGTGTAGCAGAACAGGAAAATCGGGTGTTTACCCGCTGA